One Mangrovimonas cancribranchiae DNA segment encodes these proteins:
- a CDS encoding efflux RND transporter periplasmic adaptor subunit: MNKTLKIIIGIVLLLLFVWVIKYFKDANSKAVEDFKTEEPFYTSINTKAVATGKLNPEEEIELKPQISGIIDKILVEEGDIVKKGDLIAKIRVVPDEQSLVSARSNIQTQKLSFDNAKVLYDRNKELFEKGVISKQDFENSELSYNQAKESLAQAQNNYQIIKQGSLSGGNTANTSIVAQISGTILEIPVREGDQVIESNNFNDGTTIATIADMSVMIFEGQVDEAEVGKLKEGEEIKVILGAIRDKEFPAKLTFVAPKGIEENGAVQFTIKADVNVEESTNIRAGYSANAEIDIEARDSVLAIREALLQYNRITEKPFVEVLEGENNYKKVDVELGLSDGINVEITEGVAEGDKIKVWNKASDDNNEDDENR; encoded by the coding sequence ATGAATAAAACGTTAAAAATCATTATCGGAATTGTATTACTCTTACTATTTGTATGGGTAATCAAATATTTTAAAGACGCTAATTCTAAAGCGGTTGAAGATTTTAAAACAGAAGAGCCTTTTTATACTTCAATAAATACTAAAGCTGTGGCTACGGGAAAATTAAACCCAGAAGAAGAAATTGAACTTAAACCACAAATTTCTGGGATTATCGATAAAATACTTGTCGAAGAAGGCGATATTGTGAAAAAAGGCGATTTAATTGCTAAAATTCGTGTGGTGCCAGACGAGCAAAGTTTGGTAAGTGCCAGAAGTAATATTCAAACACAAAAACTATCATTCGATAACGCTAAAGTGCTTTACGATCGTAATAAAGAATTGTTTGAAAAAGGAGTTATTTCAAAGCAAGATTTCGAGAATAGCGAGTTATCTTACAATCAAGCTAAAGAGAGCTTAGCGCAAGCACAAAATAACTATCAAATTATTAAACAAGGATCGCTGTCTGGTGGAAACACTGCAAACACAAGTATTGTAGCACAAATTTCAGGAACTATTTTAGAAATTCCAGTGCGTGAAGGCGATCAAGTTATCGAAAGTAACAACTTTAACGATGGGACAACCATTGCAACCATTGCCGATATGAGTGTGATGATTTTTGAAGGCCAAGTTGATGAAGCCGAAGTTGGTAAACTAAAAGAAGGTGAAGAAATAAAAGTTATTTTAGGAGCTATTCGCGATAAAGAATTTCCTGCTAAACTAACATTTGTGGCACCAAAAGGTATTGAAGAAAACGGCGCCGTACAATTTACTATAAAAGCCGATGTAAATGTAGAAGAAAGCACCAATATACGTGCAGGATATAGTGCAAATGCCGAAATAGATATCGAGGCAAGAGATAGCGTTTTGGCTATTCGCGAAGCCTTGTTGCAATATAACCGTATTACCGAAAAACCATTTGTTGAGGTTTTAGAGGGTGAAAACAATTACAAAAAAGTAGACGTAGAGCTTGGCTTATCCGATGGTATAAATGTTGAAATTACCGAAGGTGTTGCCGAAGGCGATAAAATAAAAGTGTGGAACAAAGCATCAGATGATAATAATGAAGATGATGAAAATAGATAA